From a single Brassica napus cultivar Da-Ae chromosome C9, Da-Ae, whole genome shotgun sequence genomic region:
- the LOC111209510 gene encoding uncharacterized protein LOC111209510, whose product MGAWKLIDVTGAIGTTYLGLPRRALVCEAVSSDGWILRNKRSRKFQSLYNQILAKPVPDADRGDDLVLWKQGEDDFQDRFSTANTWEHIRPKKPKVAWYKVVWFAQSTPRYAFITWLAVQNRLSTGDRMRSWDITQECGLCGERDETRDHLFFACPYSFTVWEGLVRGFFGRRTNPDWSITLNAIKRERVNRLDSILRNLIFQTVIYHIWRERNSMRHQCKWTSTNHMQKVIDRSMRNRIVSLKYGLQHRIDGLLQRWFELTG is encoded by the coding sequence ATGGGTGCATGGAAACTGATTGATGTCACAGGCGCCATCGGCACAACGTATCTGGGTCTTCCTCGCAGAGCACTGGTGTGTGAAGCGGTCTCAAGTGATGGCTGGATTCTGAGAAATAAACGCAGCAGGAAGTTCCAGTCTTTATACAATCAGATACTCGCGAAGCCGGTCCCTGATGCAGATAGGGGAGATGATCTGGTTTTATGGAAGCAAGGAGAGGATGATTTCCAAGACAGGTTCTCTACTGCAAACACTTGGGAGCATATTAGGCCAAAGAAGCCGAAGGTAGCTTGGTATAAGGTCGTCTGGTTCGCACAGAGCACACCTCGGTACGCCTTTATCACTTGGCTAGCAGTACAAAACCGGCTTTCTACTGGAGACAGGATGAGGAGTTGGGATATTACGCAGGAGTGTGGACTGTGTGGAGAAAGGGATGAGACAAGagatcatctcttctttgcatGTCCCTACTCTTTCACTGTTTGGGAAGGTCTGGTGAGAGGATTCTTTGGCCGAAGGACTAACCCTGACTGGTCTATTACGCTTAATGCAATCAAACGCGAGAGGGTAAATAGACTTGACTCCATTCTAAGAAATCTGATCTTCCAAACAGTCATTTATCATATTTGGAGAGAAAGAAATTCCATGCGGCATCAGTGCAAATGGACGTCTACAAACCATATGCAAAAGGTTATTGATAGATCGATGAGAAACAGAATAGTGTCGCTGAAGTATGGTCTGCAGCATAGAATTGATGGACTTTTACAACGATGGTTTGAGCTCACGGGTTAG